From one Streptomyces sp. Q6 genomic stretch:
- a CDS encoding helix-turn-helix transcriptional regulator, with amino-acid sequence MSLSAVGVTDEQVRLYRYFLRSPGRGAGAACASLGWDRDRVDEALDGLQAKDLVRLSDSATVLVSDPAVAVEWLIEQRLGELKAESDLVTSARQVIGSLSEDHRHGVEEAPAGEIERVDGLDSVRDRLGDLAFFTFRELMALVPGPWSEPDIEQARPSDLRMLRRGIRWRTVIGPEALADAATCAYLRELTALGGEVRYTELAIRRMVIWDRGVTMIPANPDDYQRATLIVRQPGVVANTVAWFEQVWEAAGALPAREAPDDPADPPLSDLERRVLDLLTRADKDESAAREMGVSLRTFRRYISDIMLRLGAANRFQAGLLAKERGWI; translated from the coding sequence ATGAGTCTGTCCGCGGTGGGGGTCACGGACGAGCAGGTGCGGCTGTACCGGTACTTCCTGAGGAGTCCCGGCCGGGGTGCGGGGGCGGCGTGCGCCTCGCTCGGCTGGGACAGGGACCGGGTCGACGAGGCGCTCGACGGCCTCCAGGCGAAGGATCTGGTGCGGCTCTCCGACAGCGCCACGGTCCTGGTCTCCGATCCGGCGGTGGCGGTGGAGTGGCTGATCGAGCAGCGGCTCGGCGAGCTCAAGGCGGAGAGCGACCTGGTGACGTCGGCCCGGCAGGTGATCGGCTCGCTCTCCGAGGACCACCGGCACGGCGTCGAGGAGGCCCCGGCGGGCGAGATCGAGCGCGTCGACGGTCTCGACTCGGTCCGTGACCGCCTCGGTGACCTGGCGTTCTTCACGTTCCGGGAGCTGATGGCACTGGTGCCGGGGCCCTGGAGCGAGCCGGACATCGAGCAGGCCCGCCCGTCCGACCTGCGGATGCTGCGGCGCGGCATCCGCTGGCGCACGGTCATCGGCCCGGAGGCCCTCGCGGACGCGGCCACCTGCGCGTATCTGCGGGAACTCACCGCGCTGGGCGGCGAGGTCCGGTACACGGAGCTGGCGATCCGCCGGATGGTGATCTGGGACCGGGGTGTGACGATGATCCCGGCGAACCCGGACGACTACCAGCGGGCGACGCTGATCGTCCGGCAGCCCGGGGTGGTCGCCAACACGGTCGCCTGGTTCGAGCAGGTGTGGGAGGCGGCCGGCGCGCTGCCCGCGCGGGAGGCGCCGGACGACCCGGCCGACCCGCCGCTGTCCGACCTCGAACGCCGGGTCCTCGACCTCCTGACCCGGGCCGACAAGGACGAGTCGGCGGCCCGCGAGATGGGCGTCTCGCTGCGCACGTTCCGCCGGTACATCTCGGACATCATGCTCCGCCTCGGCGCGGCGAACCGCTTCCAGGCGGGGCTGCTCGCCAAGGAGCGGGGCTGGATCTGA
- a CDS encoding nucleoside/nucleotide kinase family protein, which produces MPSPYVDELAARARALARADGSARRVLGIAGPPGAGKTTLAEAVVGALDGLAALVPMDGFHLADTELARLGRADRKGAPDTFDAYGYAALLTRLRTPRDGETVYAPCFERELEQPVAGALPVPPDVPLVVTEGNYLLLDEEPWSTAVRPLLDEVWWVDVDDETRVEQLIARHVEFGKSPADARAWVLRSDEANARRVASGRQRADVVVRRAARGCDHVG; this is translated from the coding sequence ATGCCTTCGCCGTACGTCGATGAACTCGCCGCCCGCGCCCGTGCCCTGGCCCGCGCCGACGGCTCCGCCCGCCGCGTCCTGGGCATCGCGGGCCCGCCGGGCGCGGGCAAGACCACGCTCGCCGAGGCGGTGGTCGGCGCCCTGGACGGCCTGGCCGCGCTCGTCCCCATGGACGGCTTCCACCTCGCTGACACCGAACTGGCCCGCCTGGGCCGTGCGGACCGCAAGGGTGCGCCGGACACGTTCGACGCGTACGGGTACGCGGCGCTGCTGACCCGGCTGCGCACTCCGCGCGACGGCGAGACGGTGTACGCGCCGTGCTTCGAGCGGGAGCTGGAGCAGCCGGTCGCGGGAGCGCTCCCGGTGCCGCCGGACGTCCCGCTGGTCGTCACGGAGGGCAACTACCTGCTCCTGGACGAGGAGCCGTGGTCGACGGCGGTGCGTCCGCTCCTGGACGAGGTGTGGTGGGTCGATGTGGACGACGAGACGCGCGTGGAGCAACTCATCGCCCGGCACGTCGAGTTCGGCAAGAGTCCGGCCGACGCCCGCGCCTGGGTGCTGCGCTCGGACGAGGCGAACGCCCGCCGGGTGGCATCGGGCCGGCAGCGGGCGGACGTGGTGGTGCGGCGCGCGGCGCGGGGCTGCGACCACGTCGGCTGA